One Papaver somniferum cultivar HN1 chromosome 10, ASM357369v1, whole genome shotgun sequence genomic window carries:
- the LOC113316167 gene encoding protein FAR1-RELATED SEQUENCE 9-like, which yields MKINRTPDCKYRVSKFFPYHTHVTTTPSKSHLFRSHRKLNIANAAQADMADSSGIAPKEAFEFMSRQAGGRENLGFIPIDHKNYLRTKRTRKIKYGETGGVLEYLQKMQVNDPNFYSAIQVDEDDLITNIFWADARMMLDYDLFGDVVCFDTTFRKNKEGRPFAMFVGVNHHKQSIIFGAALLYDESAETFIWLFDTFSKAMSGKKPKSIFTDQDAAMAKALASQWPESCHRLCIWHIYQNAAKHLSHVFHKFTNFATDFTNCVYDYEDEEEFTNAWFKMLEKYNLNGNDWLRRLYDLKEKWALVYGRDTFCAEITTTQRSESLNSLVKRYVSYKYDLLRFFENFERLVDDRRYEEKRMDFRASQSTPTLSFPVKILKHAASVYTPAVFKLFQIQLCRAHDYSFSCFNDGESETLSKYKVIPHGKKYHRTVIYDSKNNNVSCSCRKFEFAGYLCSHALKILCVKDIKSIPDQYILKRWTKDIKCVSTKIGSNLHEKRESRENVVRRYRELCRSYIQLATRAAESEEVYEIAKLGLDTTLKEVDASLRGLTIQEDPINKDITSETSDDPKLVVTAIHNSYQAVVKGIKTKEKATGTTSVRPKTALERATQPKKPRQTVLDPHEHPSALPHQIQQEPNSFTGTMGIYSSQMLPMPSSTLIPQRSSHELPMHLPMSLPSHDFYMGTMPTLTSVPIYSNPMLQTTLPSNNVPQWYTGGSGGYNTTSNYQQHSNGMVNFLQEQVQLQTRQGNEQLNNLHPRSYQ from the exons ATGAAAATTAATCGCACACCCGATTGTAAGTATCGTGTTAGTAAATTTTTTCCGTATCATACACATGTGACTACAACTCCTAGTAAGTCTCATCTTTTTAGGTCACACAGAAAGCTAAATATCGCAAATGCAGCTCAAGCTGATATGGCTGATAGTTCAGGAATTGCTCCTAAAGAGGCTTTTGAGTTTATGAGTAGACAAGCTGGTGGTCGTGAGAATCTTGGGTTTATACCTAttgatcataaaaattatttacgtACTAAgcgaacaagaaaaataaaatatggagAGACAGGTGGTGTATTAGAATATCTACAAAAAATGCAAGTAAATGATCCTAATTTCTATTCTGCTATACAAGTTGATGAAGAtgatttgataactaacattTTCTGGGCTGATGCAAGGATGATGTTAGATTATGATCTGTTCGGCGACGTAGTATGTTTTGATACTACTTTCAGGAAAAACAAAGAAGGACGACCCTTTGCCATGTTCGTCGGAGTGAATCATCATAAACAATCAATTATTTTTGGTGCTGCATTATTATATGATGAATCTGCAGAAACTTTTATCTGGTTGTTTGATACTTTTTCCAAAGCTATGTCTGGAAAAAAGCCAAAAAGTATTTTCACTGACCAAGACGCAGCAATGGCTAAAGCATTAGCTTCACAGTGGCCAGAATCATGTCATCGGTTGTGTATTTGGCATATTTATCAAAATGCTGCAAAGCATCTTAGCCACGTGTTTCATAAATTTACCAACTTCGCAACTGATTTCACAAATTGTGTCTATGATTACgaggatgaagaagaatttacaaATGCTTGGTTTAAGATGCTTGAAAAATACAATCTCAATGGAAATGATTGGCTAAGAAGATTATATGATCTAAAGGAAAAATGGGCACTAGTTTATGGGCGAGACACCTTTTGTGCTGAAATAACCACCACTCAACGCAGCGAAAGCTTAAATAGTCTTGTAAAAAGATATGTCAGCTACAAGTATGATCTATTGCGTTTTTTCGAGAATTTTGAAAGACTAGTGGATGATCGTCGTTACGAAGAAAAAAGGATGGATTTTAGAGCGAGCCAAAGTACTCCTACATTATCATTTCCAGTAAAAATTTTGAAGCATGCAGCAAGTGTTTATACACCAGCAGTATTCAAGTTGTTCCAGATACAACTATGTAGAGCTCATGATTATTCCTTTAGCTGCTTTAACGATGGTGAAAGTGAAACATTAAGTAAATATAAAGTTATTCCACATGGGAAAAAATACCACCGCACAGTCATTTATGACTCGAAAAATAATAATGTTTCATGCAGCTGCAGGAAATTTGAATTTGCTGGTTACTTGTGCTCACATGCTTTAAAAATCCTTTGTGTAAAGGATATTAAGAGCATTCCTGATCAGTATATTTTGAAGAGATGGACAAAAGATATTAAGTGCGTTAGCACGAAAATCGGTTCAAATCTTCATGAAAAAAGAGAGTCAAGGGAAAATGTCGTAAGGAGATATAGAGAGTTGTGTAGATCATATATTCAACTAGCAACAAGGGCAGCTGAGTCTGAAGAGGTATATGAAATTGCCAAACTAGGACTGGATACCACGTTGAAGGAAGTTGATGCAAGTTTGAGGGGACTTACAATTCAGGAAGACCCAATAAACAAAGACATCACATCGGAAACTAGCGATGACCCAAAGCTAGTTGTCACTGCTATTCATAATAGCTATCAAGCAGTAGTAAAGGGGATTAAAACAAAAGAGAAGGCAACTGGTACTACTTCCGTTAGGCCAAAAACCGCTTTAGAAAGAGCTACACAACCAAAAAAACCTCGACAGACAGTTTTAGATCCTCATGAACACCCATCTGCACTTCCACATCAAATCCAACAG GAACCAAATTCATTTACTGGAACCATGGGAATATATAGCAGTCAAATGTTGCCGATGCCGTCATCGACATTGATACCTCAACGTAGTAGCCATGAGCTACCGATGCACCTACCCATGTCTCTGCCTTCGCATGATTTCTATATGGGAACCATGCCTACATTGACGTCTGTACCTATCTATAGTAATCCTATGTTACAGACAACTCTACCTTCAAACAATGTGCCG CAATGGTATACGGGAGGTAGTGGAGGCTACAATACTACAAGCAATTATCAACAACATTCCAATGGCATGGTTAACTTCTTACAG GAACAAGTGCAACTACAAACAAGACAAGGCAACGAGCAGTTGAATAACCTACATCCCCGCAGCTACCAATGA